The Oncorhynchus tshawytscha isolate Ot180627B linkage group LG05, Otsh_v2.0, whole genome shotgun sequence genome includes a window with the following:
- the LOC112249979 gene encoding probable E3 ubiquitin-protein ligase RNF144A-A isoform X3, which produces MVLQGSPVPDVMTTGQSARYRPTWDLALDPLMSCKLCLGDFPHEQMTTISQCQCVFCSLCLQQYVELLIKEGLETTISCPDSACPKQGHLLENEIECMVAAGSMQRYRRLQFEREVLLDPCRTWCPSSSCQAVCQLKEGEVALPQLVQCSVCRLEFCSACQASWHKGQACQDNMPIITFLPGETSSFYKSNDEDAPIKCCPKCKVYIERDEGCAQMMCKNCKHAFCWYCLESLDDDFLLIHYDKGPCRNKLGHSRASVIWHRTQVVGIFAGFGLLLLVASPFLLLATPFVLCCKCKCSKGDDDPLPT; this is translated from the exons GTCACCTGTGCCAGACGTCATGACGACGGGCCAGTCTGCACGGTACCGTCCCACCTGGGACCTGGCCCTGGACCCCCTGATGTCCTGCAAGCTGTGCCTTGGGGACTTCCCCCATGAGCAGATGACCACCATCAGCCAGTGCCAATGTGTCTTCTGCAGCCTG TGCCTGCAGCAGTATGTTGAACTTCTGATCAAAGAGGGCCTCGAAACCACTATTAGCTGCCCAGACTCTGCCTGCCCAAAACAAGGTCACCTGCTAGAGAATGAG ATTGAATGCATGGTGGCAGCAGGGAGCATGCAGAGGTACAGGAGGCTGCAGTTTGAGAGAG AGGTGCTGCTGGACCCGTGTCGAACCTGGTGCCCGTCCTCGTCATGCCAGGCAGTGTGCCAACTGAAGGAGGGGGAAGTGGCACTACCACAGCTGGTCCAGTGCTCGGTGTGCAGGCTGGAGTTCTGCTCAGCCTGCCAGGCCAGCTGGCATAAAGGACAGGCCTGCCAGGACAACATGCCCATCATCACCTTCCTACCCGGGGAGACCAG TTCCTTCTACAAGAGCAACGATGAAGATGCACCCATCAAGTGCTGTCCCAAGTGTAAGGTGTACATCGAGAGGGACGAGGGCTGTGCTCAGATGATGTGCAAGAACTGTAAGCACGCCTTCTGCTGGTACTGTCTGGAGTCTCTGGAC gacgaCTTCCTCCTGATCCACTACGATAAAGGGCCATGCAGAAACAAACTGGGCCACTCCAGAGCTTCAGTGATCTGGCACCGGACACAG gtggTGGGGATATTTGCTGGCTTCGGTCTGCTCCTACTGGTggcttctcccttcctcctcctagCCACACCCTTTGTTCTGTGCTGCAAATGTAAATGCAGTAAAGGAGATGACGATCCTCTGCCTACCTAA